A genome region from Hevea brasiliensis isolate MT/VB/25A 57/8 chromosome 9, ASM3005281v1, whole genome shotgun sequence includes the following:
- the LOC110665465 gene encoding probable galacturonosyltransferase 6 — protein MKKIHQWRRILILSFCFTVLAPLLFVSSRLKAFTIGRKEFVEHLSIFKYRTDAVKLSAIKQEAGEDLKGPKLFVYEWNDLDSVANHSSTNGNNSSNHSENNGDTSHNSRQSESTGYIIHPLHINGSIHEIKEQNKHIQMEKVSSKSDEQRKYNQSRIQRHRKVRAPTCSATDEKIKEMKDQLIKAKAYLSFTPPGSNSHLVKELRLRMKELERAMGEAMWDKDLSRSALQKMKSMEVSLSKASHVFPHCSPMATKLRAMTYSAEEQVRAQKNQTTFLIKLAARTTPKGLHCLSLWLTAQYFTLSPEERQFPNQQRLHDVDLRHYVVFSDNILACAVVVNSTVSSTKDTEKIVFHVVTDSLNFPAISMWFLLNPPSKATIHIQSIDDFEWLSTKYNSMLKQQNSHDPRYSSALNHLRFYLPDIFPLLNKIVFFDHDVVVQSDLTGLWSLNMKGKINGAVETCLENEASFHQMDLFINFSDPFVAKRFDAKACTWAFGMNLFDLKEWRRQNLTALYHKYLQLGYKKPLWKAGSLPLGWATFYNQTVALDRRWHILGLGYDSRIGQDDINQAAVLHYDGVLKPWLDICIGHYKSYWTKHVNYDHPYLRQCNVHG, from the exons ATGAAGAAAATCCATCAATGGCGGAGGATTCTGATCCTCTCTTTCTGTTTTACTGTCCTCGCTCCTCTCCTATTCGTCTCCTCTAGGCTCAAAGCCTTCACTATCG GTCGGAAAGAGTTCGTTGAACATTTATCGATTTTT AAATATAGGACAGATGCTGTAAAACTTAGTGCAATTAAGCAG GAAGCAGGTGAAGACTTGAAAGGGCCAAAACTATTTGTTTACGAATGGAATGATTTGGATTCTGTAGCTAATCACAGTTCTACTAATGGGAATAATAGTTCTAACCATTCTGAAAATAATGGAGACACAAGTCATAATTCAAGGCAGTCTGAAAGTACCGGATACATAATTCATCCTTTGCATATTAATG GATCTATCCATGaaataaaagaacaaaataagCACATTCAAATGGAAAAAGTATCATCCAAATCAGATGAACAG AGGAAATACAATCAATCTAGAATCCAACGTCATCGGAAGGTGCGGGCTCCAACATGTAGTGCAACAGAtgagaagataaaggagatgaaagaTCAGCTCATTAAAGCCAAAGCATACTTGAGTTTTACACCACCAGGCAGTAATTCTCACTTAGTAAAAGAGTTGAGACTGCGTATGAAAGAACTAGAACGAGCTATGGGTGAAGCCATGTGGGACAAGGACTTGTCAAGGAG TGCATTACAGAAAATGAAGTCCATGGAGGTTTCCTTATCTAAAGCCAGCCATGTTTTCCCGCATTGCTCCCCCATGGCTACGAAGCTCCGTGCCATGACTTACAGTGCTGAAGAACAAGTTCGAGCACAGAAGAATCAAACAACATTTCTTATTAAGCTTGCTGCAAGGACCACACCAAAAGGCCTCCACTGCCTTTCTTTGTGGCTGACAGCGCAATACTTTACCCTGTCACCTGAGGAGAGGCAGTTCCCTAACCAACAAAGACTGCATGATGTAGATCTTCGTCATTATGTTGTTTTCTCCGACAATATCCTGGCTTGTGCAGTTGTCGTGAATTCCACGGTCTCTTCCACCAAG GACACAGAGAAAATTGTTTTCCATGTAGTGACTGATTCCCTCAACTTCCCAGCAATCTCAATGTGGTTCTTATTGAATCCTCCCAGCAAAGCCACGATTCATATCCAGAGCATAGATGATTTTGAATGGTTGTCAACCAAGTATAATTCAATGTTAAAACAGCAAAATTCCCATGATCCAAGATATTCTTCTGCGCTGAACCACCTTCGTTTCTATCTACCAGATATCTTCCCTCTGCTGAATAAGATTGTGTTCTTTGACCATGATGTGGTGGTGCAAAGCGATCTAACTGGACTTTGGAGTCTTAATATGAAAGGAAAAATAAATGGAGCAGTGGAAACTTGCCTGGAAAATGAAGCTTCATTTCACCAGATGGATTTGTTCATCAATTTCTCGGATCCTTTTGTAGCAAAGAGGTTTGATGCCAAGGCATGCACATGGGCATTTGGAATGAATTTGTTTGATCTGAAAGAATGGAGGAGACAAAATTTAACTGCTCTCTACCATAAATACTTGCAATTG GGTTATAAGAAGCCACTGTGGAAAGCTGGGAGCTTACCATTGGGTTGGGCCACGTTCTACAATCAGACAGTTGCATTGGACAGGCGTTGGCATATACTAGGGCTAGGTTATGATTCGAGGATTGGACAGGATGACATTAACCAAGCAGCAGTATTGCACTATGATGGAGTCCTGAAACCATGGTTGGATATATGTATTGGGCATTATAAGAGTTACTGGACCAAACATGTCAACTATGATCATCCGTACTTGCGGCAGTGCAATGTCCATGGGTAA
- the LOC131183038 gene encoding photosystem II reaction center W protein, chloroplastic-like, which translates to MATISARTPTSSITRASLEHKRSAGISPSHILGLPAIAVKGKVRCSMEERTSVRENGPNKDMSASLIAAVCAATMSSPALALVDERMNTEGTGLPFGLSNNLLGWILLGVFGLIWAFYIIYTSTLQEDEESRLSL; encoded by the exons ATGGCCACCATCTCTGCCAGGACTCCAACCTCATCAATCACTCGTGCAAGTCTTGAGCACAAGAGATCAGCAGGGATCTCCCCCTCCCATATTCTTG GCTTGCCAGCTATAGCAGTGAAGGGAAAAGTGAGATGTTCCATGGAGGAAAGGACATCTGTGCGGGAAAACGGGCCTAACAAGGACATGAGTGCATCACTAATCGCTGCTGTGTGTGCTGCAACCATGTCAAGCCCAGCCCTTGCTCTTGTGGACGAGAGAATGAACACTGAAGGAACAGGACTTCCCTTTGGTTTGAGTAACAACCTTCTTGGTTGGATCTTGTTGGGTGTGTTTGGTCTGATCTGGGCTTTCTACATTATTTACACTTCCACCTTGCAGGAGGATGAGGAATCACGATTGTCCCTGTAA